In Zingiber officinale cultivar Zhangliang unplaced genomic scaffold, Zo_v1.1 ctg233, whole genome shotgun sequence, a single genomic region encodes these proteins:
- the LOC122037104 gene encoding uncharacterized protein LOC122037104, translated as MAWPIPFLNIKKHTNQLSMYCTASELRARIEFMRPTFSPKAEGRQKKRQRLVEEIYMVRGPMGPDWNKQLWRIAGGPSLPEAIIYSAGSSAMPYGSKHFRSPRNGSRSKGGKKSLEKRIGGEIT; from the exons ATGGCATGGCCAATACCATTTCTCAATATAAAGAAGCACACGAACCAACTAAGCATGTACTGCACCGCTAGTGAATTACGCGCTAGAATAGAGTTTATGAGACCAACTTTTTCTCCCAAGGCAGAAGGCCGTCAGAAGAAGAGACAGAGACTTgtagaggaaatctacatggtgAGGGGACCAATGGGACCAGATTGGAATAAGCAGCTGTGGCGCATTGCAGGAGGTCCCTCGTTGCCTGAAGCAATTATTTATAGCGCTGGGTCCTCTGCGATGCCATACGGCAGTAAGCATTTCCGATCCCCAAGAAACGGATCTCGTAGCAAAGGGGGAAAAAAATCATTGGAAAAAAG AATCGGAGGAGAGATTACCTGA